A single Actinomadura algeriensis DNA region contains:
- a CDS encoding SDR family NAD(P)-dependent oxidoreductase: protein MVTLAGRSALVTGASSGIGAAIAEALAAAGARVGLAARRADRLAEVLARCRERAPGSAMWTADLADPDAAAALAAAAEAEFGGVDVLVCNAGMPKRRHVLDLTPGDVEDVLRLNYASAVRLALAVLPGMVARGRGNLVAVGSVAARLGPPHEAAYAASKAALTAFWESMAADLDGTGVQVHVVQPALVAGTELFDARPGEEEPLSDLTGALPPQDVAAAVLETIGDGRFERYVPDWFDQLASGKAADVEAFVAGVKEWRRERLGEIGRIGGAGGVAAAPPPQ from the coding sequence ATGGTGACTTTGGCGGGACGGTCCGCGCTGGTCACGGGCGCTTCGTCCGGGATCGGCGCGGCGATCGCGGAGGCGCTCGCGGCCGCCGGCGCGCGGGTGGGGCTGGCCGCGCGGCGCGCGGACCGGCTGGCGGAAGTGCTGGCCCGGTGCCGGGAACGCGCGCCCGGTTCGGCGATGTGGACGGCGGACCTGGCCGACCCGGACGCGGCGGCGGCGCTCGCCGCGGCGGCCGAGGCGGAGTTCGGCGGCGTCGACGTGCTGGTCTGCAACGCGGGGATGCCCAAGCGGCGGCACGTCCTGGACCTGACGCCCGGCGACGTCGAGGACGTGCTGCGGCTGAACTACGCGTCGGCCGTCCGGCTCGCCCTCGCGGTGCTGCCCGGGATGGTCGCGCGGGGGCGCGGGAACCTGGTCGCGGTCGGTTCGGTCGCGGCGCGGCTCGGCCCGCCGCACGAGGCCGCGTACGCGGCGTCCAAGGCCGCGCTGACCGCGTTCTGGGAGAGCATGGCCGCCGACCTGGACGGCACGGGCGTGCAGGTGCACGTGGTGCAGCCGGCTCTGGTGGCCGGGACCGAACTGTTCGACGCGCGGCCGGGCGAGGAGGAGCCGCTGAGCGACCTGACCGGAGCGCTGCCGCCGCAGGACGTGGCGGCGGCCGTCCTGGAGACGATCGGCGACGGGCGGTTCGAGCGGTACGTCCCGGACTGGTTCGATCAGCTGGCCTCGGGCAAGGCCGCCGACGTCGAGGCGTTCGTCGCCGGGGTCAAGGAGTGGCGGCGCGAACGGCTCGGCGAGATCGGCCGGATCGGCGGCGCGGGCGGCGTTGCCGCCGCGCCGCCTCCTCAGTAG
- a CDS encoding TetR family transcriptional regulator encodes MGTADRPVRESLLDAAASLLVERGYRGLRMQDVASAAGVSRQTVYNEFGDKWGLAQAVVIRDNDRYLDGIDRVLSEHADLFDAVVAAVRYTLETSADDQLKKAVLTGAGGEELLPLLTTQAEPVLFTASARLTEHAARQWPHLDRAVLAEVADAAVRLTMSHIMLPSGPPERVARSVARMVTGHLGAAGKSGDTVVSAR; translated from the coding sequence ATGGGCACCGCCGACCGTCCCGTGCGCGAATCCCTGCTGGACGCCGCCGCCTCGCTGCTGGTCGAGCGCGGTTACCGGGGGCTGCGCATGCAGGACGTCGCGTCCGCCGCCGGGGTGAGCCGGCAGACCGTCTACAACGAGTTCGGCGACAAGTGGGGCCTGGCGCAGGCCGTGGTGATCCGCGACAACGACCGCTACCTCGACGGCATCGACCGGGTGCTGTCGGAGCACGCCGACCTGTTCGACGCCGTCGTCGCGGCCGTGCGGTACACGCTGGAGACGTCGGCGGACGACCAGCTGAAGAAGGCGGTGCTGACCGGAGCGGGCGGCGAGGAGCTGCTCCCGCTGCTGACCACGCAGGCGGAACCGGTGCTGTTCACCGCGAGCGCCCGCCTCACCGAGCACGCGGCGCGGCAGTGGCCGCATCTGGACCGCGCCGTGCTGGCCGAGGTCGCGGACGCGGCCGTCCGGCTGACGATGAGCCACATCATGCTGCCGTCCGGCCCGCCCGAGCGCGTGGCCCGTTCCGTGGCCCGGATGGTGACCGGCCACCTGGGCGCCGCCGGGAAATCCGGTGACACCGTCGTGAGCGCGCGGTAA
- a CDS encoding RtcB family protein, translating to MSASTFARQDHRLVRRDEHWLTLPNPHGVPAEICAGTDVPLEPAAVTEALGLLETARTLERLAEVTPGLAGTPRIARAAFTPDFHKGAGIPIGTVLDVEHALLPQAVGNDVNCGMRLEVTTLDAGRVRDRLDALERRLRHLFFEGGRRIALTPLQREALLRDGLPGLLTTGSARWPGLRPHDADDCLDRVHCAGAPVPTAEAFADWVGGASGSPDEPSHDGVIGGIGGGNHFVELQYVARVHDAAAAHAWGLVPGAVVVMVHSGSLSLGHRANATALDRLRARWPKGLPRPRNGVLPFLLDERSEPDRRRYLEAFGNAANFALGNRFFLALTMRAGLAAECGEPDARTLYDAPHNLFWRDGDRAVHRKGATPAGGHAEMAGGPYAMWGEPVIVPGSMGASSFVLRGHGAARTVASACHGAGRRVPRGAAARGGDAELDAFLREFRVVTPLDHRDPRAARRPDVMAAWRRDLKQEAPWAYKDIGPVVSGLHGGGVASPVAELRPLLTVKG from the coding sequence TTGTCCGCGAGCACATTCGCACGTCAAGATCATCGGCTCGTCCGCCGGGACGAGCACTGGCTCACGCTGCCCAACCCGCACGGCGTCCCCGCGGAGATCTGCGCGGGGACGGACGTCCCGCTGGAACCGGCCGCCGTCACCGAGGCGCTCGGCCTGCTGGAGACCGCGCGGACGCTCGAGCGGCTCGCCGAGGTCACGCCCGGCCTCGCCGGGACGCCGCGCATCGCCCGCGCGGCGTTCACCCCCGACTTCCACAAGGGCGCCGGGATCCCGATCGGGACGGTCCTGGACGTCGAGCACGCGCTGCTGCCGCAGGCGGTCGGCAACGACGTCAACTGCGGGATGCGGCTGGAGGTCACCACCCTGGACGCCGGCCGCGTCCGGGACCGGCTGGACGCGCTCGAGCGGCGGCTGCGGCACCTGTTCTTCGAGGGCGGCCGCCGGATCGCGCTCACCCCGCTGCAGCGCGAGGCGCTGCTGCGCGACGGCCTGCCCGGGCTGCTGACGACCGGGTCCGCACGGTGGCCGGGGCTGCGCCCGCACGACGCCGACGACTGCCTCGACCGCGTCCACTGCGCCGGGGCGCCCGTCCCGACGGCGGAGGCGTTCGCCGACTGGGTGGGCGGCGCGAGCGGGTCCCCGGACGAGCCGAGCCACGACGGCGTCATCGGCGGGATCGGCGGCGGCAACCACTTCGTCGAGCTGCAGTACGTGGCGCGGGTGCACGACGCGGCCGCCGCGCACGCGTGGGGGCTCGTGCCGGGCGCGGTGGTGGTGATGGTGCACAGCGGGTCGCTGTCGCTGGGGCACCGGGCGAACGCGACCGCGCTCGACCGGCTCCGCGCGCGGTGGCCGAAGGGGCTGCCGCGTCCGCGCAACGGCGTCCTGCCGTTCCTTCTGGACGAGCGGTCGGAGCCGGACCGGCGGCGGTACCTGGAGGCGTTCGGCAACGCCGCCAACTTCGCGCTCGGCAACCGGTTCTTCCTCGCGCTGACGATGCGGGCCGGGCTCGCCGCCGAGTGCGGCGAGCCGGACGCCCGGACGCTGTACGACGCGCCGCACAACCTGTTCTGGCGGGACGGCGACCGCGCGGTGCACCGCAAGGGCGCGACCCCGGCGGGCGGGCACGCCGAGATGGCGGGCGGCCCCTACGCGATGTGGGGCGAACCGGTCATCGTGCCCGGGTCGATGGGGGCGTCCAGCTTCGTCCTGCGCGGACACGGCGCCGCCCGGACGGTCGCGAGCGCGTGCCACGGGGCCGGGCGGCGGGTGCCGCGCGGTGCGGCGGCGCGTGGGGGCGACGCGGAGCTGGACGCCTTCCTGCGGGAGTTCCGGGTGGTCACGCCGCTGGACCACCGGGACCCGCGGGCGGCGCGGCGGCCGGACGTCATGGCCGCGTGGCGGCGCGACCTCAAGCAGGAGGCGCCGTGGGCCTACAAGGACATCGGCCCGGTGGTGTCCGGTCTGCACGGCGGCGGCGTCGCGTCGCCGGTCGCCGAGCTGCGGCCGCTGCTGACCGTCAAGGGGTGA
- a CDS encoding aldehyde dehydrogenase family protein: protein MRVRDGWTLAGGRWSGGTGDETFTVTDPATGEPVGEVPVCSAADVEDAVAAAAAAAPGWAAVPAAERGAALHAAANAVEERADELAALVTSEMGKPADDSRGGVEAGIGTLRQYAELGPLHGGRSLQGGRTAADLMVREPRGVVTVITPWNDPVAIACGLIGAAVVTGNTVVHKPSERTPHTGALLAELLAGRLPDGVLNLVTGAAATGDALAAHPVPGVVAHVGSTRAGRRIAGLAARNGAKALLENGGTDPLIVDAGVDPGWAAGQAALGCFANAGQICTSVERVYVHESLHADFLDALAGRARAMRTGSGFDPSTELGPLVDERHRAQVHEHVEKAVADGARVLAGGEIPGGPGAFYPATVLDGCTDAMAIMTEETFGPVAPVRAVASFDEALDAARRARHGLAATVLTRDMAHARRAWRELPVGTVKVNAVFGGAPGGAATPRGASGEGFGYGPELLDEMTAVKVVHIETAP from the coding sequence ATGCGAGTCCGGGACGGCTGGACGCTGGCGGGCGGACGGTGGAGCGGCGGCACCGGGGACGAGACGTTCACGGTGACCGACCCGGCCACCGGGGAGCCGGTGGGGGAGGTGCCGGTCTGCTCCGCCGCCGACGTCGAGGACGCCGTGGCCGCCGCGGCCGCCGCCGCGCCCGGCTGGGCGGCCGTCCCGGCCGCCGAGCGGGGCGCCGCCCTGCACGCCGCCGCGAACGCCGTCGAGGAGCGGGCCGACGAGCTGGCCGCGCTGGTCACCTCGGAGATGGGCAAGCCCGCCGACGACTCGCGCGGCGGCGTCGAGGCCGGCATCGGCACCCTCCGGCAGTACGCCGAGCTGGGCCCGCTGCACGGCGGCCGCAGCCTGCAGGGCGGCCGGACGGCCGCCGACCTCATGGTCCGCGAGCCGCGCGGCGTCGTCACGGTGATCACCCCGTGGAACGACCCGGTCGCCATCGCCTGCGGGCTGATCGGCGCCGCCGTCGTCACCGGCAACACGGTGGTGCACAAGCCGTCCGAGCGGACCCCGCACACCGGCGCGCTGCTCGCCGAACTGCTCGCCGGGCGTCTCCCGGACGGCGTCCTCAACCTGGTCACCGGCGCCGCCGCCACCGGCGACGCGCTCGCCGCCCACCCGGTCCCCGGCGTCGTCGCGCACGTCGGCTCGACCCGCGCGGGCCGCCGCATCGCCGGGCTGGCCGCCCGCAACGGCGCCAAGGCGCTGCTGGAGAACGGCGGCACCGACCCGCTGATCGTCGACGCCGGCGTCGACCCCGGCTGGGCCGCCGGGCAGGCCGCCCTCGGCTGCTTCGCGAACGCCGGGCAGATCTGCACGTCCGTCGAACGCGTCTACGTCCACGAGTCGCTGCACGCGGACTTCCTCGACGCGCTCGCCGGACGCGCCCGCGCCATGCGGACGGGATCCGGCTTCGACCCGTCCACCGAACTCGGGCCGCTGGTGGACGAACGGCACCGCGCACAGGTGCACGAGCACGTCGAGAAGGCCGTCGCCGACGGCGCCCGCGTGCTGGCCGGCGGCGAGATCCCGGGCGGGCCGGGCGCCTTCTACCCGGCGACCGTGCTGGACGGCTGCACCGACGCCATGGCGATCATGACGGAGGAGACGTTCGGGCCCGTCGCGCCCGTCCGCGCCGTCGCGTCCTTCGACGAGGCCCTCGACGCCGCCCGCCGCGCCCGGCACGGCCTCGCCGCGACCGTCCTCACCCGCGACATGGCCCATGCCCGGCGCGCCTGGCGGGAACTGCCCGTCGGGACCGTCAAGGTCAACGCGGTGTTCGGCGGCGCCCCCGGCGGCGCCGCCACCCCGCGCGGCGCCTCCGGGGAGGGCTTCGGGTACGGGCCCGAACTGCTCGACGAGATGACGGCCGTCAAGGTCGTCCACATCGAGACCGCGCCCTGA
- a CDS encoding acyl-CoA dehydrogenase family protein has product MSTAPPDAEELGRRVDAFLAEHDPAATEPLEFLRARFDAGLAWVHYPQGHGGLDAPRALQPGVDRRFREAGAPTNQPERNGIGLGMAAPTILAFGTEEQKRRFLRPLWTGEEIWCQLFSEPGAGSDLAALGTRAVRDGDHWIVNGQKVWTSMAHEARYAILVTRTDPDVPKHRGMTYFVCDMTAPGVEVRPLRQITGEAEFNEVFLTDVRIPDEHRLGEIGDGWRVSTTTLMNERVAIGGAAAPREGGMIGVVARLWRDRPELRTAGLHDALLRLWVETEAARLTGERLRQQLAVGKPGPEGSAAKLAFADINQRTSGLELELLGDDGLRYDDWTMRRPSEVDFTRRSPGYRYLRAKGNSIEGGTSEILRNIIAERVLGLPGEIRVDKDVPWKDLPK; this is encoded by the coding sequence GTGAGCACAGCACCGCCCGACGCCGAAGAGCTGGGCAGGAGGGTCGACGCCTTCCTCGCCGAGCACGATCCCGCGGCCACCGAGCCGCTGGAGTTCCTCCGGGCCCGCTTCGACGCCGGACTGGCCTGGGTCCACTACCCGCAGGGACACGGCGGGCTCGACGCCCCGCGGGCCCTGCAGCCCGGCGTGGACCGGCGGTTCCGGGAGGCGGGCGCCCCCACCAACCAGCCCGAGCGCAACGGCATCGGCCTCGGCATGGCCGCCCCCACGATCCTCGCCTTCGGCACCGAGGAGCAGAAGCGCCGCTTCCTGCGCCCCCTCTGGACGGGCGAGGAGATCTGGTGCCAGCTGTTCAGCGAGCCCGGCGCCGGTTCCGACCTCGCCGCGCTCGGCACCCGCGCCGTCCGCGACGGCGACCACTGGATCGTCAACGGCCAGAAGGTCTGGACGTCCATGGCGCACGAGGCCCGCTACGCGATCCTGGTGACCCGCACCGACCCGGACGTCCCCAAGCACCGCGGCATGACCTACTTCGTCTGCGACATGACCGCGCCCGGCGTCGAGGTGCGGCCACTGCGGCAGATCACCGGCGAGGCCGAGTTCAACGAGGTCTTCCTCACCGACGTCCGCATTCCCGACGAGCACCGCCTCGGTGAGATCGGGGACGGCTGGCGGGTCTCCACCACCACGCTGATGAACGAGCGGGTCGCCATCGGCGGCGCCGCCGCGCCCCGCGAGGGCGGCATGATCGGCGTCGTCGCCCGGCTCTGGCGGGACCGCCCCGAGCTGCGCACCGCGGGCCTGCACGACGCCCTGCTGCGGCTGTGGGTGGAGACGGAGGCCGCCCGCCTCACCGGAGAGCGGCTCCGCCAGCAGCTCGCCGTCGGCAAGCCCGGCCCCGAGGGATCGGCCGCCAAGCTCGCCTTCGCCGACATCAACCAGCGCACGTCCGGCCTGGAGCTGGAACTGCTCGGCGACGACGGCCTGCGCTACGACGACTGGACGATGCGCCGCCCGTCCGAGGTCGACTTCACCCGCCGCTCGCCCGGCTACCGCTACCTGCGCGCCAAGGGCAACTCCATCGAGGGCGGCACCTCGGAGATCCTGCGCAACATCATCGCCGAACGCGTCCTGGGCCTGCCCGGCGAGATCCGGGTCGACAAGGACGTGCCGTGGAAGGACCTGCCGAAGTGA
- a CDS encoding ATP-binding cassette domain-containing protein, whose protein sequence is MAPTASSPTAQGLLVSDVTVRFGALTAVDRAALTAPAGAVTGLIGPDGAGKTTLCDVISGLRRPSEGTVRLAGADLTGGARERARRGVARTFERPGPLGAATVRDAVRAAAARHAAAREHPGRTARDRWRRRRAARRDAAGRADELLARVGIGEYARRSARAVPPDVARLAELARALAADPSVLLLDEPWTGLPERRRRSLEVLLRDLAAEGLAVLVAGQDLEPVLGVCDVVHVLDGGRVVASGPPAEIRADARARGVHRSAGAPEARLTAR, encoded by the coding sequence ATGGCCCCCACCGCCTCGTCCCCGACCGCTCAGGGACTGCTCGTGTCGGACGTGACCGTGCGGTTCGGCGCGCTGACCGCCGTCGACCGGGCCGCGCTCACCGCGCCCGCGGGCGCGGTCACCGGGCTGATCGGCCCGGACGGCGCGGGGAAGACCACCCTGTGCGACGTCATCAGCGGGCTGCGGCGCCCCAGCGAGGGCACCGTCCGGCTGGCCGGCGCCGACCTCACCGGCGGCGCCCGCGAGCGCGCCCGCCGCGGCGTGGCCCGCACGTTCGAGCGTCCGGGCCCGCTCGGCGCCGCGACCGTGCGCGACGCCGTCCGGGCGGCCGCCGCCCGGCACGCGGCGGCGCGCGAGCATCCCGGCCGGACGGCGCGGGACCGGTGGCGGCGCCGCCGCGCGGCCCGCCGGGACGCGGCCGGACGCGCCGACGAACTGCTCGCCCGCGTCGGCATCGGCGAGTACGCCCGCCGCTCCGCCCGCGCCGTCCCGCCGGACGTCGCGCGGCTGGCCGAACTGGCGCGCGCGCTGGCCGCCGACCCGTCCGTCCTGCTGCTCGACGAGCCGTGGACGGGGCTGCCCGAGCGGCGCCGCCGGTCCCTGGAGGTGCTGCTGCGCGACCTCGCCGCCGAGGGCCTGGCGGTGCTGGTCGCCGGGCAGGACCTGGAACCGGTCCTCGGCGTCTGCGACGTCGTGCACGTGCTGGACGGCGGCCGGGTGGTCGCGAGCGGCCCGCCCGCGGAGATCCGCGCGGACGCGCGCGCCCGCGGCGTCCACCGGTCCGCCGGAGCCCCGGAGGCGCGCCTCACGGCCCGGTGA